A single window of Jiangella alkaliphila DNA harbors:
- a CDS encoding DUF6326 family protein — MRTRQPTTAPLEDQRIPVRAKLAATWTSFMFLYAYVDILNFFTPGVIEEILDGKVFEFDLSQTFSTTALTLMAIPILMVVLSMTLPARANRITNLIVASLYVPVTAFNAVGESWLYFYGLGIVLELILLALIVRFAWTWPRTAPSATMATMATSPDRDTVRAQQQA; from the coding sequence ATGAGAACACGTCAACCCACCACCGCCCCACTGGAAGACCAGCGGATCCCGGTGAGAGCCAAGCTCGCCGCAACGTGGACGAGCTTCATGTTCCTCTACGCCTACGTGGACATTCTCAACTTCTTCACGCCCGGCGTCATCGAAGAGATCCTCGACGGCAAGGTCTTCGAGTTCGACCTCTCCCAGACCTTTTCGACCACGGCGCTGACCCTCATGGCCATCCCGATCCTCATGGTCGTGCTGTCGATGACGCTGCCCGCCCGGGCGAACCGCATCACGAACCTCATCGTGGCCTCGCTCTACGTCCCCGTCACGGCATTCAACGCGGTGGGCGAGTCCTGGCTGTACTTCTACGGCCTCGGCATCGTGCTGGAATTGATCCTTCTCGCCCTCATCGTGCGATTCGCCTGGACCTGGCCCCGCACCGCACCGTCGGCGACCATGGCGACCATGGCGACCAGCCCGGACCGTGACACCGTTCGCGCCCAACAGCAAGCGTGA